The Oreochromis aureus strain Israel breed Guangdong linkage group 7, ZZ_aureus, whole genome shotgun sequence region aatatttagtatgaccacctttattgtTCAAcgcagctttcttgtaatttcatTAAGCAGTCTATAGGAATAGCTCTCCAGGCTGCTTGAAGGACATTAAAAGCTCTTCcatggatgttggctgccttttgttcttttctctgtcaagatgatcccacacacTGTTTCAGTATGTCGAGGTCCCGCTCTGGTTTTTCcttccaggtatgcttttactgcattaacAGTGTGTTTGGGGCCAATGTTATGCTAAAAAAcaaagctgttgccaatcagacaATTTACAGATGGCATTGAATGGACCAGTAATTATGCAGAACTCCTGAATTTAAGCACACTTTGTACTACAAGTCTCATTCATACAGTGATTTTTATCTACACCTAAGGACTTTTATCTAACAATTACACTCACACTTCATCGGATGCATCACAGGCAACTCAGAATTTCTTAAccaaggatactttgacatATAAACAGGAGGAGATGGGGATCGACCCACTGACCCTCTGATTGGTAGATGACCTGTTGTATATGACCTGAGCTACAGTCTTgctacttttctgtgttcattacTAAATCAGTTTTGGATCTCCAACACCAAAACATGTCAgaacctccaccatgtttttaCACATGTACAGACTCACTGATGTACCTCTCTCCTGGCTTCCTCCATAcaaaatgatgatgatttgaaccaaagaTTTCAAATTTGCATTTATGACTTTCATTCATTGCGTCATGTGCTATACCTCAACCTTTTctcctgtttcccctccttAAGAAGGGCTTCTTAACAGCGACATacccactgagaccatttcagaTGAGGCTTCATTGAATAGTAGATGGATGGTAGATCAACTGAAGGGGCAGATGGATGTCTCAGGTTTTGCGTCGGGCCTttactgtgttttttcctatttttaagGATATGACTTTCAGATTTCTTCACCTGTGGATAgttttttaggcctgccacttcttcttttgtcctcttcTTGTCCAGTTTCATCACATTTTTTAAGAATACGCTGCACATCAAGTTCTCAGTAACTCTTTGGGAATCAGAGAGtccaaaaatactattttatgtctgtcaaactgtgttatcttttgGCATTTCTTGCAGATTCGGctaaataaatccaaacaaacaatgtgtttttgtaacaggCTGTGAGTAATAAGAGTGCCTAAAATTTTGTTCTTTGCAAAATTATCGGTTATGTGCAGACACAAcgctggttcatcccttgagttaggtgtcTTTTTCATGCTTTAATTATTCATGGGTGAGTGGTAAGAGTTCCAGATTTTCCAAGTCTAAgttgttaagtggcttaaacaaacaaaaaaacattgatCTAAAAATGGTCAGCTACAAGGcctggactgaaaataagtgaaaaagcagcaaacacacaTAGAAAAACTCTGATAGAAATCCAAGACCATTTTAAACTGTTGAAAGAAAATCTGCCTCCTTTCGAAGCCAAgtgtaaagaaatgaggggtggctcaagacttttgcacagtaccgtACATTAGAATCTTGTTTTCTTACTCCCCATCATTTTCCCCcagtctgctgaaaagaggacAATTTAAAGTTTTCACATTTCTCGAATCTGAGGTAGGCTGATTGTGCGGAGAGCATGCAGTTAAGAGCAAAATATCTGTGCTGTTTCACCTGGAGAAAGAGATGTGgacaaaagcaggaaaaataGTGACCATCCATTTTGGGCTGTAAAAAGCCCAAAAGGATGAAAAAAATGATCTTAAATAAGCACTGTGTCTTCTCGTAGCGAGGccaaaaaaaagtgtataaaaacACTCAGATGCACACTCACCATCTCCTCTCTACTTCATGGGCTGATGCTAAAAGCTGAGGCGAGTGTCCTGTGTACTGCACGCTTTATTAGAGGGAAAATAACAGAAGAACAGCCATAGCATGGTACATAGTTCCTATTTTGAATTACTCCCGTGTGTGTTTTTTGCTGCAGCACACAAAAACCTGTACATATGCGGGCGTGTACAATTTTCAGGCACACAAACGCGGGCGCCGCTCAAACACGAGCACTCACGGACGCAAACATCACACACGGAGACACACGTCTTCCACATTTTGAAGCGAAGGTTTAATCAGACATAGCTGAAAAGGAAAATGCCATTAGATTTTAAAGTGGATAATTTCACATTCTTCTCTCCATTCATTTTTcgtttttcttttcaaactggCCTTTTATGCCCACTACATGTGCTTTTATGGAAAATTACAACATTTAATCGAGACTCTTTGGTCAGAGATAATTGCACAAAGAACCATTAGCAGTCTTCCAAGACCAATGTGCTctgagcatttttctttttctttttataatgcTATTCTCCATCCACAAGACCATGCCTCATTGAAAGAGGAtaatcataatttaattatctGTCATTATGGGGAGCAAAGCACAGGTCACCTTGGGTTCACGTATGCTACGTGCTGCTATAAACAAATCAGTTAAATGACATAGGCTAAACAAACAGGACAGTTATATACACTGTAGGTTCAGTGGCCAAAGGTCTGTtgtttttccctgccaatttaGTCAAAGCAATTATAATCATGTTCAAAGTCTTTGGGAGCACTTGTGCTCCTCACCTGCAAACCCACCTACCGATCAGCAAATTGGCACTTCAGTGAAATCAGCAGGTGTGCATTTGGCTCATTTTTGGCCACTATAAGGTTCTCATCGAAATGCAGTCCACTGCAATTACCCACTTAAAAATGAGTTCAGTGAAAGGATACACTGGGATGCTCAGAAAAATGAAGTAGTAATGGTGGGACAAAAATATCGATACCGACTTCCTCTCGTAGTTCGCTATCTGATGCTAAGGATTGATGTTCGCGTTAGCACGTGCAGAATTATCAAAAGAGTGAGCGTCAGACAGGCGGGAACTAACTAACTCGAAGAAAAGGAAGATGCTCACAGAAGGAAAGCAGCGGGCAGCGAGGGAAAGCCAATCAGAAAGCTGATAaagtgatacaaaaaaaaaaagagtggtcCAAATCATGCTAACAGGTATTATATTCTTAAAGATTCTGAAAGGACAGGCTATTGAGATGAagtcacattttaaatttttttaacatGATCTATACAACCACctgtttgttttggtgtttgtgGTTTTGCTTTTTTGGATCGTGTATTTTTTGGGTTGTCAGTGCAGTTTTTCTGCTGTGCTGGCCCCACTAACATTAAAATATAGTAAAGTAATGGTGAGATAAACAGcaccattttttattttgttgtatttcctttgtttttatcTAGCTTGCATTGGAATATTTTTATACTTCAGCTTGTGTTGTTGCTGCTTTTGTTGCTTTTGACTGCTGATCGGCccttgtgtgttttctatattgttaaaaaaatttgggaaaaaataaactgtcattttattaaagacatTTAACAAAGTAGCAGCTGGAAGAAGTGGGCTATACTTTAGCTTATATAGTGTAATCACAAACGTGTCATTTGAtaacaaatttatttatttatttcacatagGTATGTCTGTTATTGGCAtctaataattttttaaaaatcaaagcaaACTTTGTGTTTTAATAAGCAGCATTAGTATTATGTATAGtaaaatcttacaatgacaaatATAGTACTGTGTActctgtcactttttttttacatttgttgttACTTTACTTATTTAATGCAACAAAGCAGTAAATAAGCAATTATGTACTGCCCTATTTATGGTGATTACTTGCTTATTAAATCATGGACAGAATCTCCAGTCTAATTTGACAGGAAGACAGcagtaactcaaatataaaCTCTTGCAGAAAACCATCTCTGAACAAACAATGATTTGGTCCTTCTTGAATCAGATGGGCTACATCAGCAGAACACCATGCTGGGTGTCACTCCTGTCaggtaagaacaggaaactgaggataCAGTTTGCACTGAGTCACCAAAACTGGTCagtagaagactggaaaaatgttgtcTGGCCAaatcaaatggcctccacagtcaccagatctcagtccaacagagcacctttgacATGTGGTGGAACAAAATTTGCATCACTGATGTGCACCCAGTAAAAATGCTACAACTGTGTgacgctatcatgtcaatatggtcCAAAATCTCTCAGGTCTTTCCAGCAGCATGTTGAATCTGTGTCATGAAGAATGTCATGAAGAATTAGGGCAGTTCTGAGGGGGCCCAACCCTGTATTAGCAATTTGTACCTAATAAATCCCAATGAGTGTACATTACACTACCTTTATTAGAGGgttatgacattttttttccagagtcTTGCAAAAAAGTTGTTAAAAACCAAATAATTTTCAAGCTTTTCATATATGCTAATACATCTGTATTAGGGCAAAGATCTTAGCAAGCTTTCTACACTGTACAAAAGTATCACTACAGCCATGTCAATGATTAGCTTTGCACATTACTCTCTGTAGTCCCTCGTTGTCACAGACTGCAATATCCTCCTTCACCTTAGAAGGACGTGGGGGCGCTGTTTTAAATGGCAGCCCTTTGGCGTCTGCGGTCTTCTTCTACGTTTCCTGATAAGCTGTCTGACAACAAGCACAGCGGCTCATGGATCCAGAGACTTATCGGGCTTTCTGGGATTTGGAGAAACGTGGCAGGTTACAGTGACTCAGTGGGCTGAATGAAATTATTTTAGCTTATGCGAATAAGAGGAGACACACGTTGGTGGCTAGTTGTCAACGCTTCGGAGGGAGGTAAGTTAAACTCGATCTCGTCAGCCAAACTTAACGCTGTTGCTAACACAAGCTGCTGGACTTGGAGAAGACAGAAAGCTTCTTTTTAAACATGcaacagtttatttttattgatcATTTTATCAAATGTCCTGGCATGCAGTTTACGTTAAAGGCTCCAAGAAGAcgcaaaaaagagaagaaactaTGTCTTAAAGATGGTTTACTTAACTTACCCCACTCATTATATATGGTATGTTTGTCTTAAAATGTTAGGACCCATTTGTTAAGTTTGCTTTTTGTTAACCATCTGTATTGTCCTAAATGTGACAGCTACTGATGGTATGGGCCATATGTGGATGTTAAAGTGAAATAATCACTCTTGTTTTAGTTTGGGCATATATCTCCAAAATCTCACACAGTCTGTTTCACAGGCCTGAACatgatgacaggaagaaaatttaaaggttttacaAGTTCTTGGATTGCGTAGTTTGCTATAGTCTATCTTTCTCTCATAATAGCAGGTGCACATGTAAAAGTAAAACTCGCCATCTCTAAAACTTTGACACTTTGACAGATATCAAAACCATTTAACACTGATCTCTCACTTTCCCTTAAAACACACATGTAACAGGGCTATACTCGTGATGTAGCTGCCTACCTGTAACTGCTAACAACCCAACTGGCTACTGTGAGGGGGTTTAAGAGTCAGACAACTATGGATGAGGACTTCCCAACCTTGAAACCGAGACGCATCCAAAATCAGAATGTGGTCCATCGTCTTGAGAAGCGTAGGATCTGCTCCGGTCGACCTGGAGCTCACTGGTACCGAGTGCGCTGTTTCCACCAGAACCTGTTCCCCAACTTCACTGTGGTTAATGTGGAGAAGCCACCCTGCTTCCTCAGGAAATTTTCACCAGATGGACGCTGTTTTATCGCCTTCTCCTCTGACCAAACCTCCCTAGAGGTAAGAGGAGACAAACCTTCTATTATTTCACATTCCCTAAACCAAATATCTTGTGTGATTCTTATCTTCCACCTGGTCCAGAGTGTAACTCACACAGTCTGTTGAAATACTAAATTCACCAGAAAATATTGTTGGTGTTCATCATACAGATATACGAATACCAAGGCTGCCAGGCAGCTCAGGATCTGCTTAGAGGCCAAGAAGGAGAGACTCTTCTCACCACCAACGATCAGCGCTCCCTCAACATCCGAGGACGCCTGTTTGAGCGCTTTTTCTCTTTGCTCCACGTTACAAATGTGGCCTCGAATGGAGAGCACCTGAACCGGGAGTGCAGCCTCTTCACAGACGACTGCCGCTATGTCATTGTCGGATCGGCTGTTTATGTCCCTGAGGAGCCGCCCCCATTCTTCTTTGAGGTATCAGCTTAGTACAAATTTGAAAAAGGAAGATGTGCAtaaatgatttctttttctcctaCTGCTCCTTTCATCTACATTTTCTCCCACCAGGTGTACCGCAACAATGAATCCGTGACTCCCAACCCCCGGTCTCCTTTAGAAGACTACTCTCTCCACATCATCGATCTCCACACTGGTAGGCTGTGTGACACCAGGTCctttaagtgtgacaaaatcATCCTGTCACACAACCAGGGCCTCTACCTCTACAGGAACATCCTGGCTGTGCTGTCGGTCCAGCAACAGACCATCCATGTCTTCCAGGTGAGTACTTACATAGCCTGTTGCAGTGATGGGACAATCTGTGATATAAAGCGTTAATAATTTGCTTTTGTGGCTGTGCCAGGTGACTCCAGACGGAACTTTTCTGGATGTGAGGACTATCGGTCGGTTCTGTTATGAGGACGACCTCTTGACTCTTTCAGCTGTTTATACAGAAACTCAGGCTGAGAATCAGCCAGGCTTCGCCCGTCTGTACACCGACAAAACCATCAACTCCCTCAAGCACAGACTGTTGGTCTACCTCTGGAGGAGGGCAGAGCAGGACGGCAGCGCCACAGCCAAGAGGAGGTAGTGATTATGTTGGATCAGACGACTTGAATGAACTGCATATAGAGACAGAAAGCCCTTTACAGTTATTTATCTCTAGTACTCACTTAATTATAACTTAAAACTAAATCCTCAGCCACATAAAACATTAGGGTGGAGGGCTTCCTGTTCCTGTGCAGCATTTCCTGCAGAGTTAATAATCCTCCTCTCCAATAAGTTGTCAAACTGTTGACAGACTTGAACTTTATTGCCTGTTCTGCAGTTTTGATAAGCTGAGTGTGGTGGCATCAGATCTCCACCTGGTTGTGGTTAAAATGGTTGTCTAACTCGCAGCAGATGTCGAGAACGGGTGAATGACTGTGAGCTGCAGTTCTAGACAGTAGAGGTGGAATCTCAGCTAAATGTAATTTGCTATTTgcttatttattattaagtCTGTATGTAGGGAAAATACTGCTGTGCACTGCTAGGAGAGCAAGACTAGGCACTTTTGAGTGTAAGGGATGTGAAGCTCAAGTTCAAGGGCAATCTGATATTGTATATACTTCAATATTTAGACCCAATTAATATATATCCAAACAGTCAAATATTAAGCACCGCTCCATAATTTAAGATCTGATTAAAAATAACCTTTGTTGTGGAGAATAATGGCATACAAATGTggacaggaaaaaaatgtatatcTATGTGGATATGCTGCCGTGGATttgcggcagatggccgcccctccctgagcctggctctgccggaggtttcttcctgttaaaagggagttttttcttccccctgttgccaaagtgcttgctcatagggggtcatatgattgttgagtttttctctgtatgtattattgtagggtctaccttacaatataaaacgccttgaggtgactgttgttgtgatttggcgctgtataaataaaattgaattgaatatgctGACAGAGCCTTGAGGCCTTTAAACATGGACACCAAAAATTCATGcaaatgttttgtgtgtcacAAAGATCTTTCAGACTCACCTGTTCCTAATGCAGCACTTCACACTGACTGCGTAATTTAAAAGAACAAATTTGTggcttttttccctttcaatATGTGAATAAACCAATCAGACCACTACATTTGGCAACAAGCGCAGTTATAACTCAAAATGCGGACCGCCACTGAATATACATTGATATGGAAATGGTAAAATAACGCTGTTATGATCCTATTTTAAACAGCTAGATCCTGCTCCAGGGCAGTCGGCTGTCTGAAATTATTTCTCTGCCTCCTTAGATTTGGTCCTAACTCTGCCAACAAAAGTGCACCACTGACATCCTGACATATGTACGCACTTGTCATGATGGGTGTGTTTGCTGGTATGTTGTTTATGGGTTCTGCAACTACTTCTGGGAAAGCATACTAGAGGTGGATGTAGAAGGAGCTGCGAGTATAGGACTCATCATGTttatgttcttcttcttcaaacGATAAATTGCTTGTGCCATCTCTCAGTGTTGGATTTTGCTGAATATGGATAAAGAGCCCGATTGTCATTCACCCTAGCCATCCTTCACTCACTTATGTCCTCACTGCATGCGAGGCGCACCGCCCTTCTATAAATGGGCAGCAAAAGAtggcagagaggagagagaggcaaAAAAATCGGATGCTCAGCCGGATGTTGAGGAGGCTCAACATTATTGGATGTAATTATCAACTCAAATTCCATTATCAgaaaaataattcaattttcttGATTATTGGTTGCCATATTTTGTATCTCTGTGCCTGTGTGGACGAATAAGAAAGcctttgtgtctgcagagggAGTTGTACTAAATGTCATCACAGGTTGTGATAGATGTGTGTGTAGATAAATCTTCATGTTTATGATTGTTTCCAGGCTCTCTAATGAGAGCATTTCTTTAATCATAGATTTACttagaataaatatttttggggTATTTTATTTTGGTTCAGTGTTAAAATCAAATGGTATGTATGGCTTTGGAGAATTGTGATGAGCATTTTTGAACTCTATCTATCAAGTGGTTGATTTGAGTCGTAATCAGTACTGAAAA contains the following coding sequences:
- the det1 gene encoding DET1 homolog, with the protein product MDEDFPTLKPRRIQNQNVVHRLEKRRICSGRPGAHWYRVRCFHQNLFPNFTVVNVEKPPCFLRKFSPDGRCFIAFSSDQTSLEIYEYQGCQAAQDLLRGQEGETLLTTNDQRSLNIRGRLFERFFSLLHVTNVASNGEHLNRECSLFTDDCRYVIVGSAVYVPEEPPPFFFEVYRNNESVTPNPRSPLEDYSLHIIDLHTGRLCDTRSFKCDKIILSHNQGLYLYRNILAVLSVQQQTIHVFQVTPDGTFLDVRTIGRFCYEDDLLTLSAVYTETQAENQPGFARLYTDKTINSLKHRLLVYLWRRAEQDGSATAKRRFFQFFDQLKRLRMWKMQLLDEHHLFIKYTSEDVVTLRVTDPSQPSFFVVYNMVSTEVLAVFENTSDQLLELFENFCDLFRNATLHSQAVQFPCSASSNNYARQVQRRFKDTIVNAKYGGHTEAVRRLLGQLPISAQSYSSSPYLDLSLFSYDDKWVSVMERPKTCGDHPIRFYARDSGLLKFKIQAGLLGRPVNHAVRRLVAFTFHPFEPFAISVQRTNAEYVVNFHMRHVCA